cacattagaatcaagtaaatacagtagTCTGTTAATTTCAATATTTCAATCAGTTTCATAGAgaatctgttcttttcttcatGGAGTCACGGATAGCTTCTTCTGACTCCAAGATTGCAGAGAGTGGCGACATCCTTTTGCTTCTCACCGATTGCGACTGTTTGCCAGATACCAGCCTTAAGCGATAGGGCCTTGCATTGACATTTAGAACCGATGCTGTCAATCCTTAgcatcaacaacaaaaacacgACATTCTGACCACGACAGGCACTGACACAAGTCACACATGAAATACAGAACTACAAAGACTATGCTTGCGTAGAATACGCCAATATGTATGCCCCTTAGGGCATTCACTGCTTCACATCACACTCACTAAATCATGGCCTCCGCTATCAGGCACCACAATCTTGAAGGCCATGGCTGGCTACTCAGTAAACTGTTTTGCCGGTTGCTTTTTGCAGCACAAGATGAAAGGTGGATTCGCAAACAACCTCATGTAACTGAATCATCTGACCAATGGGGCTCACAGTGAACTTACGTTACCTTGAAATCGTAGATAAGcacactttgttatatcgaagttAAAATACATTTACACAAGTTAAATACATGAAACCGAGTACTTTCACTTGCTTTCAGTTACTTTGCATGCCTGGCTCATGAAGAATCTTGGCACAGTACCAAGTATTTCTGGATCAGCTCGGAGCCGACGACACGCAGGAAGGTGGCTGAGGTCTGGTTGGCGACTGCCTTGGCAAGCAGCGTCTTGCCCGTGCCCGGAGGTCCATACAGGATGACTCCCTTTGGGGGTCGAATGCCCATCTCCTCGTAGTACTCGGGGTGTGTCAAGGGAAGCTCAACGCTTTCCTTGATTTCCTGCATAACAAATTGTTATAAGTGCTGTGACCCAGCCTTTTTAGTTCACTAATGAAAAGCAGCAATGACGAGCTCGAAGATTGTGTAGGGATTTTGCAAAAGTCACGTCAACCCTCTTTCCCTTGTGCAGAGTGCCAGTTGGATGTccttctggttaacttccctgctttTCCTTTGCTCTCTTACAATGTCTAGGTTCTCTTTAAACCAATACCAATCCAAAAGAACCTAAATCAAAGCAGACATCTTGTGTGCCTAAAGAAACACTAAGGGCAATGTTAAATTTAGCAAGAATGATTACACTTTCTTCTGCAACCCGGCCTAACTTAGTTCCTCCAGCCTGTCATCTGCATCAATGATTATATTTGCATAAGTGAGTTCAGCCTGTAAAAATGATGGCAACATGAAAAAGTCACAATTTTTCTCATTTTGCTATTCGTTTTACTGTGCTGATTTTAAGTATGCATGCATTAAAACCAGCCCAATTTTCTAACTTACTTTGTAAGCAAGTTGCATCGCAAGCATATCCTTGCTAATGAAAACTCTTCAGGTATCTTCTGATGGGGCAAACAGTAGCAGGTTCATTTCTCTTTTCCTGCATAAATTTGGGAGGACTCCACCGTTTCTCGTACTGCCAAGCCTGGCATAATCTTTCTAAGATACCAACGTGCTCAAGCCTGCGCCCTATTACCTGAATTTGCTGGTCAAGCCCTCCAATGTCGGCGTACGTTTCTTGGGGCGCCTTTTCGAGCTTCATGACGGCCACCATGGGGTCTGCGTCGTCCGAGAGCACACCGACCACCGCGTGGACCTTGTGGTTCAGCAGCACCGAACATCCGGGCTCCAGCTGGTCCTGCAAACATCATTGAGGAACATGCACTATTCTCACAGAATGAAACACATCAATACAGGGCTAACTAGTAAGCATACTTTCATTTCCACCATCTCCAGCTTGTGTTAGATCAGTACCGTTTTGGCTCTTATGCTTAGATCAGACTTCATGCCACCATTAGCGACCATTTGCGCAGTGGTGCAACATCGCACTATCGAGAAATTGCGCTTATTGGGCGTTCTACTAGAACATTTCTCAATCAGGTTTGATTCAGCTACTAGTTGGTCAGGATTTGTAATTAACAAGGAAGCGCAAAGACAAACAAAGGTAAGTAAGAAGATTTAGTAAAGGGGCTTCACAATACCAATACTATACACACAGGCTACGAGAGATGGTGCAGCAGAGGGCTCTGAATAAATTTCAAGCACTTGATGTAGTTTGAACATTCATGAGCACTACATGAGCATTCTTGCAATCTGCTCCCATTGAAATGAAGTCCCTGCAGCAGGGCACAGAAACTGCAACCTCAGGTGTGACAACAGAATGTTTCCCAGAGGCACTCTCTGGTCGTTTTATGACTGCCCACTACCTGCATTGCAGCCGAGAACCCCTCTTCACGCAGCACATCTTCTTTGAGCAATCCTCAAGTGGCATTTCGTATGGCTATCTTTCATGCTCAAAGTGTTTAACTGCAAACTTAATAAACGATTTTCCAAGAGGACGCACGTTGATACCCCTTGTAACTTGAGCATGAGACCGAATATGATTGTTGGGCAGACACATCACAGCTGCAGATTGGGAACCACCACTTGCAGATGGAGGGAGGGCCCATTTTGGCAATGAAGTTCGCCCCCTGGCAGCATGAGGTTGCAACATTTCAATTTCTCCTACCTCCTCTAATAATAGACCAACATAAAAATATAGTTAAACCTCGATACAATGAACGTCAATTGCACTCACACTTGGGCAGATTGCAGAATTCTCTCTTTTGTTATTTTCACAAGTGTGAGTGACGATGTAGTCACGTGTTTGGGTTCTTGCTTGAAATAGCCTGTGCTCTGATGATCAAGAATAAACAGTTGGCAGTCTGCACTCGTGGTGTTTTGGATATTCCTTCTGCTTGTCCTAATTTCTTTGCACAGTTTTAACCTTACACATAATTTGGTCGAACCCACTTTAACAATATTTAAGTGCCAAGAAAATACCACTATTATAAAAGGTAACTGAGCATTAAAACTGGGTTGCAtcaaaaaaaacacacacacacacacacacacacacacacacacagaggggACAAACATTCAGACATTTTTATTAGACAGAAAAAAGTACAATTGAATCTACTGATACCATTACTGGTTAATACTTGCATGTAATAATGAGCagctatggtaaaataaaccactTACTAAAATGTTGCCGTGTCGCATTATTGCCTGTTATAATTAAATCTTGCCACTGGGTGTCTGCGCGATAAACCAAAGTTAAATCCaggaaaagattaaaaaaaaaaatgccagccaCTTTGCCACACTAGCCTTCATGCTCCCCTGCCCCTATGGCATCTGCGAGAGGGTGGAAGGGAGATCTGCGAGAGGGTGGAAGGGAGACAGAAGAGACCAGCGCGAGGTCGGCAATGCGACAAAGGTGTGCCATGTGGGGTGCGCGGCAGGTCGTTATCATTCACAAGTTCAACAGTCGACTGGATGTCCAGTTGCAAAGAGCATGCATGAAACAATGGACGCAACCTAATTTTTTTCAACCGAACAGACTCCATACAAATCTTTATCTTAATTTGCTCAAAAGTCAGGAAAATTCAATACTTGTATTCGATTTGACTAGAAAATCTGCCTATTTGAGCACCCTTAATACTCACTTTGTCGACGAAGGACAGCATGCTGACGTAGTGCTCGCTGCCCACGGATGTTGAGACAATGGCGTGGCTGTCGTCGATAATCTCTTCTAGGGTACCGACTGACATCGGGCTGCCCCTGAGGTCATCCACCTGCAAATGACACAACCAGGACTAGCAGTGAGCACACACAGGGAAACGCGAGAGTACATCATTCACAAAATAATCCGGCAAAGGTGCGTCACAACCACAAGCACAATAACAGTGTGACACACTGCCCAGTCCAATTCCTTTACGAAGGAAAGCACTTGTGCGTCAAATTTAATGGGGGCCATGACACCAAATTTACAGGCTTGAGCTATGCACTAGACCACATGCATCCCACAGCAGGCGGGTGAAATTTGAGCACATTTCGTGTGGTATAAAATGTGTATTGTTATCTTATTTTCGCAATCGAGCTGTACAGCAGTCTGGCCACACTCGACGAGTAAAGAAGTGCAATCTACGAGGTCAATGTGCGCAGTATATGCGCGGCTTCATTTTTGCAGGTGACCTCTGGTTTGTGCAGTTTTATCACGTGACAACATTCTGGCTGCACTATTGGGTGCCAGAATGTATGGAGCAAAGAGTCTGGCAGAGTGCGCACCTGGTTTCGGGATGTTTGAGAGCAGCTGACACAGCAGTCGCCCCACACTTCTTGATGTGAAGCAAGCCTGTGGCAAAATGACAGTCACTTCCGCTCACTGGGGCTTAGTGTAAGCgatttcaaattgaaattttTCATTAGAATGCATACTGATAgcccagcttttctttttttaagtgtatAAAAATACTGGACCTTCAACTCTCAGTTGCAATGATAAACTGAGAATGGTTCGACAACCGTGTCATGGCCCCATTAAAAAACatcaacacaaagaaaaaaagaggaagaaaaatatGAACATGTCTTTTTAGtgctgccgtaactttaccatcCTCACTGTCCTTCTGCTACTAACGCAGTCACAGATGACTATCACATGGGATATCTCAGTGCTTTACTGCAATGTGTCTGTCCTCCATAAGAGTGTTACGACTTCAGTATTCCCTAGTGGCGTGATCGGAGATTGCTGCATGAAATGCGCATTCAGgggcggtattctgtaagagtccacctagtggactgtccatttcggccactgctgattggatgcagctgtatgaGCGAGGAGGAGAGGAGCGGCTCCAGCCAATCTGCcccggccgaaatggacagtccactaggtggactcctacagaataccacCCCAGTTTTGCCTCATGCGACTGGCCTAGGCAGCGCCGAGTCGTCAGCCGCACCCAGCAGCTGACTAGGCCAGTCGCATGAGGCAaaacttttcaaagcatttcaaACAACAATCTCTGAATGTAACCCAGCTAACAGTAGCCCAACttattagaaaaaagaaaactgcataaGAAGGGGACACAGCAATGAGTAGTGTGTCTCTACCTTGGAGCGCTCTTCCTCATGCTTCTCCTCCTGCGGCTTGAGGCGTTCCTGGTTGCGCAGGAACTCTTCCTCCATCAGGAGGTAGTCCTTGATGCGCTCCTGCTTCAGCAACTTCAGCCGGCATCGCGTGTGAGGTGTCACTGCACAATTACAAGGCCCCCACATACCATGACTCTCCGCAAGGACTGGCTAAAAGCATGAAATGAGTGCGGATGCCAgtcaaaaattaaattctggtgttttacttgccaaaacaacaacaacctgATTATGGGGCGAACCAAAGTGGGGGACGGGAGGGAGAGGTACAAATTAATTTTGACtccatggggttctttaacatgcaccctgagcacggtacacgggcatttttgcattccgccaccCATTGAAAATGCAGCCACTGTAGCAGGGATCAAATGCATGACCTCGAGCTCACCAGTgcagtgccatagccactgggctaaaGCGGTGGGTGTTGGTAATATAGGTTGGTGGGTGTTCTCCAGCTCTAGCTCTGGgtgtgttagccagtgccacttgTGGCCATGGCAGTAGATGTGGAACATCCCCTCAACCACAGGCATTACGTACTGCGTGAACCGAGGAGCAGATGAGTGGGCGGTAAATCCTCATATGCTACCTCATGGCATCAAAGCCAAACAACAGAGAATGTCACTGGAAGACGGTACCCTCAAGTGATGAGCACTGCTCACACAAGGGATTTACCAGGCTGGAGCACCGACAAAGACAAGTACCTATGTTGAAACTAGGGTTGCTACCGGACTGGCCTTCCACTAGCACAACCATTTTCCTATTGAGGTGCCGGCTACCGATCCCACCCAAACACCGCCATGCCATTAGCCGGTTTTACAGTTGTCGTTAAATAAGCACAATAAAAGCAACATCACAAACGCTCTGTCATGCTTTCATGCATAGCACACGACTGAATTGTCGCAACCAAATTGCTTCCCAATTCAAAAGAAATTTCTTCAGTTTCATAAAGCATAGGGTATTTTGTTGTCATCTTGATTTCTACGTATTGATATGTTGTTCGTCGGCTATTAATATGCCTGAGACTAAATTATATGCAACAAGGACATCatgaatattttgaaagtgtaaCAAATTTTCAATAGATTTCAATGATGCGAAGTCACTCAATTTTGTTTTAGTTTTGTTTGTATTTAGTGATAAAGAATCGTTTACAACATACAAGCACTCCCCACGTCCTCCCACggcttgtttaattttttttctttttggcgaaAGTGGTAACTCTAGTGTAAACAATGGTTCCAGCTTGGGATATATCTTTTTAAATCGTCCACAGTATTCGTACAGAACATTTAACTCCAAGCTAAGGAGGATTTCAAGGTTCACGAAGGCCAACATTTAAACAATGTTGAAACACACTTTATTCATAGCCATTAATTAATATGTATTCAAATGTCCACCTTCTCAGCTGCAATGTGTTACAGCTAAGCAGCCACTGAGCTGGACCTCAGCTTTCAAGAAGTTCAAGGAGTGCATTTATTTTCAAGGAGCTTTAATGGCCttttaatgtcattttctaaacTTCAAGGTTTTcccaaggatttcaaggaggtgTACGAGCCCTGCACTTAGGGCATCAAGGCCACATGATGTTAGAGACGACATGCTACTGTGGCCATCACTTGGGTGTTCCTTTCTTATTATGGGCCGCTGCTGCATGTGGCCATCACATGGGTGTTCCTTTCTTTTATCATGGGCCGCTGCTGCATGACATTCTGCATATGGCCCAAGCTATCAATCTGCCAGATGCATAGTTTTTGGGTCATGACTACAAATTTTCATAAGGCAATACTGAAACTCACCGAGTGGAAGCTTGCTTGCAGCCTCGGGTCCCCTGGTGCGCTTCTTACGCTTGCCCACACGGCTCGGAATCGGTGGCTCGTGTTTGCGCTTCTTGTCCTGTAGCCACACCAATGACAAGCCCAAACGACATCATTCTAAAGCGAAAGCATTAAGACTCCTATGTTTCAATATCTCggtgtgaggtacagaaaatattaCATGACCCAAGGAAGGGCAGAAGTGAACCAAAGCATGCCTAGCCGTGTATTatagatgattaatgattagcaaactTGATTAATGATTtattagtgattgaattaaggtgAATGAAGGCCAATCAtagtggattaaggtcgattgaGCTGGATTAGGTTGGATTATGGGGGATTAGGgtatattatttcatttattattgccttgaaggcccgaaggcattacataaggtgaaaaacagtaggctttacaaggctttcacCTTCGTGTCTCTTAGGCaatagctaaggacacctgggaatttttattaatttatcTATAAATACTGCAGACTCACTTGAGTCCAACCAGGAGTGAACACAcagaaaatgcaaatataaaTGAACAAAGGAACACAAAACACTGGAAAACACAATTACATAGCTAAACAATCAAACAATTACAGCTGAGCGGTTAGCCTTTAGTTGGTAGGGATTTTTCTTGTCCACAAGCAAGCAATAAACTGAACAGAAAAAAAGTGCGTATCTCCTTTAGAATCAGGCATACAACACAAagctcagtattcatttcaatcaagaaaagcacaaaacaagcgtcaaaaccacatgatggatgataaggcacctgtgaacaatgcgaggcatGTTCCTTCTCTCCgcgtgtgtttcccggtaaagtttacggttgcataagctgttccggtgggaaaggggaaacagcAGCATACGGATCAGTGAGTGACATCGCCAAACTTTatatataaaagggagacctgcctagcaactcattcagttcattgcaagaccACTATGGGTAGACCACACAAAGACTCCCATAGAGCAGCGTGAATATGatgagcgtcgaagagtgcaaaatcgtaaCGCTCAACAGCGGTGTCGTGCTAAGGCTAGGCAGAACAACAAAACATTTCATATCCCTATCGATGGCATtttgagtggttttctaacagcttcgctggccatccactttcgcatgaccgggatggcgagtcatttttttttcataagtacGCCCACATTTGTACTTTCAATAATGCTCTGAGACAATTAACATCTCTATATATCATTCACGGCACATAGCTCCTGTATTCTTCTTCCATGGTTTTGACAAGTGTTTCTGTGAGTAATGAGACACAGGTAAAGATTTGTTGACTTAGTCGTCGTACATTAAATACAAAGCTTTAGTCTCCGTTGAGTGCATCCTGACTGCAGCAATTCAAGATGAAGAGCACTGAGCATCTGTGACACACTATCCATTCATGGCATTATGCTCCCTATTGATGGTACTAGTTGACAAGACGTTACAAGTAGTGCTAAAAAATTGAAACGTGAGTAATTTCAAAACTATTCCGATGTGCTGCTTTGTTTCCAGATTCACCTGCATTAATAACAGCGGCTTAACTTGACTCCAAAACATACACACAGGTCTACTTCCTGTTTAGGAACCAGCTACAGAGCAATTACATGTTGCACTTCC
The nucleotide sequence above comes from Dermacentor andersoni chromosome 10, qqDerAnde1_hic_scaffold, whole genome shotgun sequence. Encoded proteins:
- the Rpt2 gene encoding 26S proteasome regulatory subunit 4 isoform X1; the protein is MRRKGQNQSQGGSGGGGSGGDKKDDKDKKRKHEPPIPSRVGKRKKRTRGPEAASKLPLVTPHTRCRLKLLKQERIKDYLLMEEEFLRNQERLKPQEEKHEEERSKVDDLRGSPMSVGTLEEIIDDSHAIVSTSVGSEHYVSMLSFVDKDQLEPGCSVLLNHKVHAVVGVLSDDADPMVAVMKLEKAPQETYADIGGLDQQIQEIKESVELPLTHPEYYEEMGIRPPKGVILYGPPGTGKTLLAKAVANQTSATFLRVVGSELIQKYLGDGPKLVRELFRVAEEHAPSIVFIDEIDAVGTKRYDSNSGGEREIQRTMLELLNQLDGFDSRGDVKVVMATNRIETLDPALIRPGRIDRKIEFPLPDERTRRRIFQIHTARMTLAGDVNCDDLVAAKDDLSGADIKAICTEAGLMALRERRMKVTSEDFRKSKENVLYRKKEGSPEGLYL
- the Rpt2 gene encoding 26S proteasome regulatory subunit 4 isoform X2, encoding MGQNQSQGGSGGGGSGGDKKDDKDKKRKHEPPIPSRVGKRKKRTRGPEAASKLPLVTPHTRCRLKLLKQERIKDYLLMEEEFLRNQERLKPQEEKHEEERSKVDDLRGSPMSVGTLEEIIDDSHAIVSTSVGSEHYVSMLSFVDKDQLEPGCSVLLNHKVHAVVGVLSDDADPMVAVMKLEKAPQETYADIGGLDQQIQEIKESVELPLTHPEYYEEMGIRPPKGVILYGPPGTGKTLLAKAVANQTSATFLRVVGSELIQKYLGDGPKLVRELFRVAEEHAPSIVFIDEIDAVGTKRYDSNSGGEREIQRTMLELLNQLDGFDSRGDVKVVMATNRIETLDPALIRPGRIDRKIEFPLPDERTRRRIFQIHTARMTLAGDVNCDDLVAAKDDLSGADIKAICTEAGLMALRERRMKVTSEDFRKSKENVLYRKKEGSPEGLYL